The window CGCCTGCCAGATCGGACGGAATCGGCCACCGACCTCCGAGCCGAGATCGACCAGGCGGCGGCGAAGCCGCTGGGGGAGCGAGCCGTAGCGGCTCCGGGCGCGGTCGACCAGCGCACCGCGCAGCTGCACCCCCTGCGGCGAGACGGTGCGACCGTAGATGACGCCGGCGATCGTCAACCAGGCCAGGGGCACGAAGAGGACCGCACCTGCCTGGCCGAGCAGCCACTCCACGGCGTCCCAGGTCCACCCGAGCGGTGCGAACAGCTCACCGACCGCCCGCCGCAGATCGGCGAGCCAGACCATCGCCTGGCGGGTGTCGATCCACGCGGTGACCTGCCCGAAGGCCTCACCGAGGAAGTAGGCGGCCAGGAAGATCCAGAGCGCCTCGAGGTACGTCGCTCCGAGCGCGGTCCAGCGGGGAAGCGCCTGCTGCCAGCGCTTCCATGCCCAGCGTCCGCCGAAGGCCAGGGCCACGACGATGATCGTCCAGGGCTCCCACGTCAGGCTGTCCACCGCACCCGAGGTGTCGAGCGTGGTCTCCTCGAGGATTGCCGCCCACTGTCGATCCGTCTGGACTGCGAGGGCGACCTGAAGATATGCGGCGACGTCATCGATGAGGAAGCCCAGGATGGCGTACACCGCGATGAACGGCAGCACAGCCGACAGCAGCGCGTCGCGGAACGAGCGCAGGCGCTCCCCACGGTCCACCGGGTTCGGCGCGATCGCGCTCAATCGCAGCATCCCGTCTCTGAGAACGAGGAACATCGCCACGACGCTGACGAGCTTGGCGAGGATCGCCAGCGGGAGGAGCAGGATGCCGCCGAGCGCCGTGTACCCGCCCACGTAGCCCGCCAGCTGGATCGACAGGTATCGCCCGAGCGAACCCGCGAGGTACCACGCCAGGAGCGCGGGCCAGTGGGCAGCGAGGAGCCGCAGCCCCATCCGGACGATCTCCCGCACCGTTACACCGTAGCGGTGCCGGGGCAGTGGCTCAGCAGCTGCCCACGTCGTGCGTGTGCATGCCGGCCAGGTGCCCCTCGCCGTCGAAGTCGGCGTAGACCTCCGTGAGGACGTGGTTGTGACAGACCTGACCGAGCAGGTGCCCGCCGATCCCGCCGCCGTCCTCGGCGTAGCCAGTGAAGGGGGTGCCGTCGGCGTTGACCAGCATCACGAAGGGGCCCGATGCCTTCTCGCCGGTGCTCTGTGCGTCGTCGTTGATCGTCATGATGTCGCCTTTCCCTGCGTGAGCGTGCACTCGTGCGCACACGAGGGAGAGCCCTGGAGCGGGCCGGGTGATACGCCGCGATGACGAACTCCCCCGAGCGCCCGCCGTCTGCGGGGCTCGGGGGAGTGAAGTCGCTCCGGGTGTCAGACCCCGAAGTACAGCTCGAACTCGAACGGGTGCGGGCGTTGCGCCATCGGCCGGATCTCGTTCTCGATCTTGTACTCGATCCAGGTCTCGATGAGCTCGGGCGTGAACACGCCGCCCTCGAGGAGGAACTGGTGGTCGGCCGCGAGGGCGTCGAGCGAGTCCTGCAGCGAGTTCGGCACCTGGGGGATGCCCTTGGCCTCCTCGGGCGGGAGCTCGTAGAGGTCCTTGTCGACCGGCTCGTGGGGCTCGATGCGGTTCTTGATGCCGTCGATCCCGGCCATCAGCTGGGCGGCAAAGGCCAGGTAGGGGTTACCTGAGGCATCCGGCGCGCGGAACTCGATGCGCTTGGCCTTGGGGTTGGAGCCCGTGATCGGGATGCGGATGGCCGCCGAGCGGTTGCCCGCCGAGTAGACCAGGTTCACCGGCGCCTCGAAGCCCTTCACCAGACGGTGGTAGCTGTTCAGCGTGGGGTTGGTGAACGCGAGGACCGCCGGGGCGTGCGCGAGGATGCCGCCGATGTACCAGCGGGCGATGTCGGACAGCCCGCCGTAGCCCTTCTCGTCGTAGAAGAGCGGCTTGCCGTCGTTCCACAGCGACTGGTGGGTGTGCATGCCCGAGCCGTTGTCGCCGAAGAGGGGCTTGGGCATGAAGGTCGCGACCTTGCCCCACTGCTCGGCGGTGTTCTTGACGATGTACTTGAACTTCAGGATGTCATCCGCCGCGTGCACCATCGTGTCGAAGCGGTAGTTGATCTCCTGCTGGCCGCCGGTGCCCACCTCGTGGTGCGCCCGCTCGAGCTGCAGGCCCGACTCGATGAGCTTGAGGCTGATGTCGTCGCGCAGATCGGCGGTCTTGTCCACGGGGGAGACGGGGAAGTAGCCGCCCTTGTACGGGGTCTTGTTGGCCAGGTTGCCGCCCTCTTCGACCCGGCCGGTGTTCCAGGCGCCCTCTTCGGAGTCCACCGAGTAGAAGCTGGAGTTCTGCTTCACCTCGTAGCGGACGTCGTCGAAGATGTAGAACTCGGCCTCGGGAGCGAAGAACGCGGTGTCGGCGATGCCCGTGGAGGCGAGGTACTTCTCGGCCTTCTTGGCGACCTGACGCGGGTCCTTGGCGTAGATCTCACCGTTGCGCGGGTTGTAGATGTCGAAGACCATCACGAGCGTCTTCGCCTCGCGGAACGGGTCGAGGTACGCCGTCGACACGTCGGGGATGAGCTGCATGTCGGACTCGTGGATGTTCGCGAACCCACGGATCGAGGAGCCGTCGAACAGCTGCCCGACGGTGAAGAACTCCTCGTCGACGGTGGCGGCCGGGATGTTGAAGTGCTGCTGCACACCAGGGAGGTCCGTGAAACGGATGTCGAGGAACTTGACGTCCTCGTCCTTGATGAACCGCAGCACCTCGGATGAATCACTGAACATGGAGACTCCAGAGGTAGGGCATCGGGAACTGCCGCCCGTCGAGCGGGCCTGGTGGCACGGTATCGGCAGGGGATTGCCCGACCGTGACACCTTTGTTTCCGGCATGTTACGCGCCCGGCGCGGGTAGGGTGGAATCGTGGTCGCCAGCGCACAGGACTATCCCGGAGAGCGGCTGGGGCGCCCCCGCGAGGGCGCCGGATCGATCGGTCGCCTCGGCCGCCGGGTGGGCGCGCTGTTCATCGACTACGGCGCCGCATACCTGATCTCGGGCTTCTTCGGCTGGGACGCCCTGGCGATTCTGCTGATCTTCGGCGCGATCCAGATCGTCTTCCTTCCGACCCTTCAGGGGAGCCCCGGGCACCGCATCTTCGGGATGCGACTGGTGCGCCTCGACGGCGGGTGGGTCGGCCTCTGGCGGCCGGTGCTGCGCACCATCCTGCTCATCCTCGTCATCCCCGCCGTGATCTGGGATGCCGACCAGCGGGGCCTCCACGACAAGGCGGCGGGCACCGTCCTCATCCGCGACTGACGTCGGCGGATGCCCTGGCTCAGCGGGGACGCGGGGCGCGCACGCGCTGCGGGTCGATGCCCTTCGGGATCGGGAGCGACGCGACCGACTGCGACACGGAGTCCATCCGCTTGATGACGGCCGCCATGGTGGCGCGGTCGATCTTCTTCGGGAGGGACTTGATGGCCGGCGCGAGCTTGCCGATCGGCACCTCGTCCGCGCCGTGGCCGACATAGAGCACGGTGACCGGAACACCGGATGCCACGCGCTGCGCCTTGCCGCGCTCTTCGTTGACGAGTCGGGTGAGGCGGCCGCGCGCCCCTTCACCGACGATGACGATGCCCCCGCGGCCGATCGCGCGGTAGACCGCCTCCTGGGTCTTGGGGTTGATGCCCACCGGCATCTCGGACGCACGCCAACGCCGGCCCAGCGCGCTGGAGAGCACGTAGCCGGTGGCGCCGGGCATGCCGTCGATCTTGCGGTACATCGCCTTCGTCGATAGTCGCGTCATCGACATCAGCGCCGCGAGGATGCCGAACATGAACCCCGTGACACCCCAGAGGATGATGCTCCAGATCGCTCCCGGAGGGATGAGCGCGCCGATCGCGACACCGAGCAGCGTTCCGCCGATCAGAATGCCGACGAGCGCCCAGGGGAGCCAGCGGTAGGCCTGAGCGGTGAAGGTGTACAGGGTGCGGATCTGAGAGAAGAACCCGGGACGCTTCTCGGGAGCGGTACTGCGTGCGGCCATGATTCCAGACTACCTTTCCGGTCCCCGCGACCTCTCCTGCACAAGGCGGGGAGAGAGCCTGTTCTCCACAGTTCGACGGTCGGTGAGAGAAGGGAAACGCGGTGCGGGGGAGTCTGGGGCGATGGCGATCGATTCGGCGCATGCCCTGCTGCGGTCCCTCCGACCGGTGCGGCGGGTGGATGACACCTCGGCGCCGTGGACCGGAGAGGTGGTCCGCGACCCCAGCGGTGACGCCTGCCTTCTGGTGGACGTCAACGAGCTCGGCGAGGGCTGGGCAGGATGGCGCATCGCGGATTCGGAGCACCTTCTCGCACCGCGCGACATCGTCCGCACACCGTCGGGTCATGCCGCACTGTTCCCCCTCTGCGCGGAACGGCTCATCGACGTCGTGCGGCGGCGTGTCGACGACCGCGATCCTCTGTCGGCGGGGGAGGCCCTGACCGTCGCGGTCAGTGTGCTGCGTGGCCATCTCGACGCCGAGACCGTTTCCGGCTCGGCGGAGGGGAGCTGGTGGCTCACCGACGATGGTCGCCCCGTGCTGGCACTTCGCTCCACCGGGGTCTCTGAGTCCGCAGAGATCCTGCGACTGCTCGCGGCCCGCTTCCCGTCCTGGGGCGAGGTTTTCGGCGACGTGCTCGCCGCGCTGGGACGGGAGCGTCTCTCGGATCGCGATGCGGGGAGCTTGGAGGAGCGGATGTTCGCGTTGGCTCAGCCGCAGCCACTACGCATCAGGGCGACGAGGGGGTCGCCGGCGATGCGGGACGCTGATCCCGGGGTCTCGGCCCGTCCGGTGGCAACCAGGATGGGGACGCGCGCCGCCGCTCGTGCCGCCGCCGGCGAAGCCCCGGGACAGGGGCTGCTCAGGCGCATCTCTACGCTGATGGACCGTGAACTGGGCGATGCGGTCTCGAAAGCGACCACGGGGGTATGGCGGGCTGCCCGAGAGCGAGGGCCTCGATCCCGCCGCCGCGGACTCGTCATCGCGGCCGGCGCGTCCGCGGTGGTGCTCGCCATCGGGCTCTCCTGGCCGAGCGACACGGAGCCGCCGTCCGCGGCCGAGCCCGTCGCCACGGTGTCGCAGACCGCCCCCTCGGCGCCCCTGCCGCAGCCCTCCGATGCCGCCTCCACCGCTCCGGCGGCTGCGGCGGCCGCCACGGATCTGGTGGCCCTGACCGACGGACTCCTGACCTCTCGGGCAGCCTGCGGGAGCGACCCGCAGTGCCTGGAATCGGTCATGGCTGATCCGGTGCGCGCGCTGCCGCCCGGGCCATCCGACCTCCCGAGCAGCGCGCGGACCGTGACGTTCCTCGACGATCTCGGGGGCGCCGCCGTGCTGCGGGTCGACGGGCACGCCACGGCGGAAGCCGCGTCTCAGCTGGTGATCATCGTGAAGATCGGCGAGCGGTGGCTCATCCGTGACATCCACGACGCGGGGGCGACACCGTGATCACGATGTCGCCCCCGCGTTGTTCAGATGCGCGGATCACATGCCGAGGTCGCCCTCGAAGTCCGCCTCTTCGAGACGGGCCTTCACGGCGCCGAGGAAGCGCGCGGCGTCGGCTCCGTCGATGACACGGTGGTCGTAGGACAGGGCGAGGTAGACGTAGGACCGGACCGAGATCGCGTCACGACCGTCGACCGACACGACGCCCGGGCGCTTGACCACGATGCCCGTGCCGAGGATCGCCGATTGCGGCAGGAACACGACCGGCGTATCGAACAGCGCACCCCGCGAACCGGTGTTCGTGAGCGTGAACGTGCCGCCAGCGAGCTCGTCGGGCTTCAGCTTGTTGTCGCGCGTGCGCGCGGCGAGGTCGGCGATCTCGTGGGCGATCTGCGCCAGATTCTTCGTCGCCGCGTCACGCAGGACGGGAGTGAGCAGACCGCGCTCCGTGTCCACGGCGATCGAGAGGTTCTCGGTCGGCGGGTACACGATGTTCGTACCGTCGACCGTGCTGTTGATGACCGGGAACGCCTGCAGCGCCTCCGCCGCGGCGAGGGCGAAGAACGGCAGGAAGGACAGCTTGTCGCCCGTCTTGGACTGGAACTCGCCCTTCACGCGGTCGCGGAAGCCGGAGAGCTTGGTGACATCCACCTCGACGACGGTGGTGAGCTGTGCCGTCGCCTGCATCGATGCCACTGCGCGCTCGGCGAGAACCTTGCGCAGACGCGACATCGGCTGGGTCGTCCCGCGCAGCGGCGAGACCTCCAGCGGGGTGCGGGCGGGAGCAGCGGGGGCCGACGGGGCGGCGGTCGCAGCCGGCGCCTTGGCGTCTTCGGCCGCCTTGAGGACATCCTCCTTGCGGATGCGACCGCCGACACCGGTGCCCTTCACGGATGCCAGATCGACGCCCTGCTGCTGAGCGAGGCGGCGCACGAGCGGAGTGACGTAGGCCACCTCGTCGTCGTTGGAGGACGCAGCCGCAGGGGCTGACGACGGCGCACTCGAGGGCGACGGCTCCTGCTCGGTGGCGACACCGGTCGAGACCGGCGCGTGCGCGACGACCTTCTCGGGAACGGGAGCGACCTCGGCCGGCTTCTGCGCGGGCGCAGGCTCGGCGGGCTTCTCCTCCGCGGCGGGCGCGGACTCGGCAGGCTTCTCCTCCGC of the Microbacterium invictum genome contains:
- the glnA gene encoding type I glutamate--ammonia ligase, whose product is MFSDSSEVLRFIKDEDVKFLDIRFTDLPGVQQHFNIPAATVDEEFFTVGQLFDGSSIRGFANIHESDMQLIPDVSTAYLDPFREAKTLVMVFDIYNPRNGEIYAKDPRQVAKKAEKYLASTGIADTAFFAPEAEFYIFDDVRYEVKQNSSFYSVDSEEGAWNTGRVEEGGNLANKTPYKGGYFPVSPVDKTADLRDDISLKLIESGLQLERAHHEVGTGGQQEINYRFDTMVHAADDILKFKYIVKNTAEQWGKVATFMPKPLFGDNGSGMHTHQSLWNDGKPLFYDEKGYGGLSDIARWYIGGILAHAPAVLAFTNPTLNSYHRLVKGFEAPVNLVYSAGNRSAAIRIPITGSNPKAKRIEFRAPDASGNPYLAFAAQLMAGIDGIKNRIEPHEPVDKDLYELPPEEAKGIPQVPNSLQDSLDALAADHQFLLEGGVFTPELIETWIEYKIENEIRPMAQRPHPFEFELYFGV
- a CDS encoding RDD family protein, with product MVASAQDYPGERLGRPREGAGSIGRLGRRVGALFIDYGAAYLISGFFGWDALAILLIFGAIQIVFLPTLQGSPGHRIFGMRLVRLDGGWVGLWRPVLRTILLILVIPAVIWDADQRGLHDKAAGTVLIRD
- a CDS encoding DUF4191 domain-containing protein — translated: MAARSTAPEKRPGFFSQIRTLYTFTAQAYRWLPWALVGILIGGTLLGVAIGALIPPGAIWSIILWGVTGFMFGILAALMSMTRLSTKAMYRKIDGMPGATGYVLSSALGRRWRASEMPVGINPKTQEAVYRAIGRGGIVIVGEGARGRLTRLVNEERGKAQRVASGVPVTVLYVGHGADEVPIGKLAPAIKSLPKKIDRATMAAVIKRMDSVSQSVASLPIPKGIDPQRVRAPRPR
- the sucB gene encoding 2-oxoglutarate dehydrogenase, E2 component, dihydrolipoamide succinyltransferase, with the translated sequence MSTSVVLPALGESVTEGTVTRWLKKVGDTVQADEGLLEISTDKVDTEIPSPISGVIEEILVDEDETVEVGAVLAKIGDGSGGGDEPAPEDAQEEPAPAEPAQAEEPAAQAEPADGPADDGPAAPAQAAPADATAGAGTEVVLPELGESVTEGTVTRWLKQVGDNVEVDEPLLEISTDKVDTEIPSPVKGVLQEILVQEDETIAVGSALARIGDGAAPAPAQEAPAAEEKPAESAPAAEEKPAEPAPAQKPAEVAPVPEKVVAHAPVSTGVATEQEPSPSSAPSSAPAAASSNDDEVAYVTPLVRRLAQQQGVDLASVKGTGVGGRIRKEDVLKAAEDAKAPAATAAPSAPAAPARTPLEVSPLRGTTQPMSRLRKVLAERAVASMQATAQLTTVVEVDVTKLSGFRDRVKGEFQSKTGDKLSFLPFFALAAAEALQAFPVINSTVDGTNIVYPPTENLSIAVDTERGLLTPVLRDAATKNLAQIAHEIADLAARTRDNKLKPDELAGGTFTLTNTGSRGALFDTPVVFLPQSAILGTGIVVKRPGVVSVDGRDAISVRSYVYLALSYDHRVIDGADAARFLGAVKARLEEADFEGDLGM